Proteins co-encoded in one Montipora capricornis isolate CH-2021 chromosome 12, ASM3666992v2, whole genome shotgun sequence genomic window:
- the LOC138026229 gene encoding 26S proteasome non-ATPase regulatory subunit 8-like, with protein sequence MAAQAGLKEVVSLYQTLIKEWNRKPVDLEKVGKLLSGMKMALIQFSFLPTSSTKPSPQELLLARDALEIGVQWSILKKDIPSFERYMAQLKPYYLDYKGILEESAYMYQLLGLNLLSLLAQNRLAEFHTELELLPAKELQNSVYIKHSVSLEQYLMEGNYNKVFLARGNVPADNYHFFMNILLDTLRDEIAACAEKAYQCISFSEATRILYFESEKDMKSFAEKRGWLLKKDNYYYFEPETDKEAKQEIPAYKMIQHMLEYAKELERIV encoded by the exons atggctgcCCAGGCCGGCTTAAAAGAAGTTGTGTCCCTTTATCAAACTTTGATAAAGGAATGGAATAGAAAACCTGTTGATCTAGAAAAAGTAGGAAAGCTTCTTTCTGGAATGAAG ATGGCTTTGATTCAATTCTCATTCTTACCAACATCGTCAACCAAACCAAGTCCTCAGGAACTTTTGTTGGCAA GGGATGCGCTAGAAATTGGAGTTCAGTGGAGTATCTTGAAAAAGGATATCCCATCATTTGAAAGATATATGGCTCAGTTGAAGCCATACTATCTGGATTACAA AGGTATCCTGGAGGAATCTGCTTACATGTATCAGCTTCTGGGCCTAAATTTGTTATCTCTTCTCGCTCAAAACCGGCTAGCAGAGTTTCACACT GAATTGGAACTTTTGCCTGCCAAGGAACTACaaaacagtgtttatatcaaACATTCTGTTTCCCTTGAACAG TACCTCATGGAGGGAAACTACAACAAG GTATTTCTAGCAAGAGGGAATGTGCCAGCTGACAACTATCACTTCTTTATGAACATTCTTCTGGATACCCTTAG GGATGAAATAGCAGCTTGCGCAGAAAAAGCCTATCAATGTATATCCTTCTCAGAGGCAACTAGGATACTGTACTTTGAGAGTGAAAAAGATATGAAGTCTTTTGCTGAAAAG CGAGGATGGCTTTTAAAGAAAgacaactactactactttgAGCCGGAGACAGACAAGGAAGCAAAGCAGGAAATCCCAGCTTATAAAATGATCCAACATATGCTTGAGTACGCTAAAGAATTAGAGAGAATAGTATAG